The window gtttttcggatcgggttcgggtgccacttcggatatcgggtaaagtgcccacccctacaaACATGAATGGAAGCAATTGCAAGACATAAGCAAAGAAAACCTCTTATACTTCTTAACACCAAatactatattatattaaaaactcACTGGGCTGAGTATACACTCGACAACAAGACGATAAGTGAAAAAAGTAAAACATGACGATGGATAAAGAtagtaaagaaaagaagagagatgTAAAGAAACTTCACTTAAAATCTTAAACCTATTATTAGAAAAATAGGAAGAATTTGAATTTAGAACTAGCGTTGAAGAACCCAATCCAAACAAAATTGAAATCACTTAGTGACCGTCTCTGATGATGATCTACTGTTGGTGACAAAAGTTGCAAGACTCCAGAACCGTAGCTACAAGTGAGAAACTGAGGCCTTAATTTTTGGTAATGGGATTAAAATTCCAATGAGATGTAGCAACAGAAGACTCAAAGGGTAACCCTTTATTCAATGAACACGCATAGCTTTGAAAGTTGGGCTAAGGCCCTGGACAATATAGCAAACCCGTGTCAACATCCGATAAAGGTTTAACCAGAGACGTCGAGCAGAACAATAAACCGCCGTGTGAAGGAGATGGAGCAGTGAGCACCAACCGATGGAGGGCTGCGTTCACAATGATTATTGTCTATGTACATTGTGTCAGAAAGTGGCTTTCAAAGAGAAAGTGGCTTCCAAAAGAGAGTGGATGCTTCTGATTATGAaccacaaaaaatatttaagtttcaCCCCTGCTCATTTCCAACCTCAAAGACGATATTAAGCCAATTAGAGAAATCAGAGCAAATTAGAAAATACAAGTTTTACATAATTAAGCACTATTATGAAAAAACCTTCAAAACCAATTTGATTGAAATTATGCAAAAAGCAGTAAATAAACCTCAGCATTTTGCTATCGTGAAAATAAGAGCTTAAGCAATCTTTCATATAcctaaaaacaataaataagcTTCATAAATCATTACGACAAGGAAGTAATTAGTAATCAAGCAGTAAAAGTTGCTACAAATCCCTCTATGAAATAAGAAATCATCATGTAGCTAGTTTCATTAAAACTGAAAAAGTATTCATGgaaaaagagagtcaaagataCTACTTAAGTTCTTGAGTTTTTCCATCGTGCGAAGATGTCAATGATGATAGACTATTCaagaacttaaaaataaaaaagaaaaaggacaTCTATTTTGGAATAAATATCTTATCTGAGGGCGGTGGCATTACCCCGACGAGGAAAAGAAGAATAAGGGAATCTTTGTGTAGAAATAAAACAGAACATTCTCTTACAATGGGAAAATATTCCAAATCGTCTCTAAGCCATTGGATCTGTTCCCGTTAGGATTAGAGTAAAGATTCTTAGTATCTCCCACTAACGTCATTGATTTACACATAAAGCTAACTCTTAAGTGGTAATCGCCAAAACCATGTTACCTTCATTGTATAATTTGTGGTGTTCATAGTATTAGGGGTTAACAGTTTGAttcatttcttaaaaaaaaaaacagtttgatTCCTTTTGGTTACTTGCGCTAATTAACTTTTATAGTTTTATGTGATCTATCAATCGGCGTTCAGAATTAACAATTAATCGCCAAAACCATGTTACCTTCATTGTATAATTTGTGGTGTTCATAGTATTAGGGGTTAACAGTTTGAttcatttcttaaaaaaaaaacagtttgatTCCTTTTGGTTACTTGCGCTAATTAACTTTTATAGTTTTATGTGATCTATCAATCGGCGTTCAGAATTAACAATTAAGTTACTTATCCTTGATTATTTGTTACCTAGTCAGTAATTAAAGTTGGGTGTGTTTAACTAAAAACGTATTGTACTATTCATTTGACAAATATATTGCAATCTTAAGAGAAAattgacatttatatttttcatacatattaagaaatttATAGATTATTTGCAAGCACCAGATAAGTTTAATTTCTTGTTTAATACagacaaaacacaaaatattGTTTGTACTTGGAAAATATAAAACGATAGTTATATCCTAACGACTCTTActacaaagcaaaaaaaattattataaattttaagatCAAAAGGTATATCAGTATATGGCTACCATGCCAAAATGTTGGTATCTTTTTAGATAACGACGGTAGTCACTGTCCAAACGAACTCTGTATTGCTCATGCACTGGTTGAGCATGTACATCAAGCAAATTAAAGAAAACGAAATCATATAATGAGTCGAAACTTCAATAGCATGAATGTAATAATATTCCACAACTATTAACTTTTCATGAAAACAAAGACAGTCCGATCGAGTAGATTTTATTCCAAGAGTATCTTAAACACAGTGGATAAAAATTCAGAAGAACTAGAAAAATTTACTAATACATATCTCATATTGTCTaacgaaaaatatatatttaagaagTCTCGTTTTCTAAACTTGTACATGGTTCAATTTCGGTAGACTGGTCCaaatgcacaaaaaaaaaatttataagaatATGGACGAAAACAATGATACGATGATATCATCAAACGTGCATTAATTAAAATGTTTAGCATGTTCATATACAAAACGTTATTATTTGCGATGAGATTGGTAGCGTTTTCAATGACAAATCAGGCCAGAGAGAAAACTGTTCCATTGTATCGATCTCTTTGTTAGTTTGGTAATAATGAACGTGATTTTcttatatagaaaaaataaactaaaatgcaAAATGATACTCTATATCAATTTATACTGCACTCAAGAAAATGTTTTGTACATCACAACAAATGCTAAACCAAACTACTCTACAAATTTTGGATCCACCTATAGACTATGGATTATTACTCTCATTTTTATACAGAATGGGATTAGTGATTATTGCAGTTGCATCGTTTGGATtcacatatatttattttagcgAGATTACatactataattaaaatactgaGAGACAAAAGGTTTCCCTATTTTCCTTGTTGTTAATATGTTGGGGTAAAGATTTCAAAAGGGGGTTTCCTGATTTCCTAAATGAGTAATTGCAATTCGGAAAACGAACTATATGCATGACAATTCGGTTTAGGTAAAAGACCAACTTATTCTCTCATTGCACTTGTAACCCCTAAACTAGAGAGTTGTAGACAGTAGTAATCCTCAACACCTACTTGGTTGGTGACACGTCAGAAAGAACGACAATTTGGTGCAATAGAATGTACCGGAATGGTACTTTTACAAGATATAAGGTTTTAGTGCTCATAAGTTGCTGAGCTGGATAGATACCCACCCattttaggttttagggtttgatGATTATATTTGCCACAAGATTTATGAGATAAGACTAGGTTAACTTCGCATGCCGACATCAATGTGCGCACAACATCATTCGTTAGGTCTTGTTTCATTAGACGAATAAACATATGTGGATATTTTTTTGAAAGGGAGAGGGATTATATTCCTCACATGATTTATATTTCGTGGTTTTTCAAGCGGTTTACTGCTTTATATTGGTCACCCTCAAAAACTGATCAGACCCAATTCATACACAAATCATTTATttgtttgtcaaaaaaaatttcacGCAATTACTCTTAATAGAAAAGTAAAGTATATGAATTacattatgatatatatactgactaatatattattttgagaaGACggatatatattctattaaactTAGTCATGTCCACATCTGCAGAACTAAAAGGTCGCAGAGAGGATTTAACCGCTCACACAAAACGCAGAAACTACGTAGGCATATTTATAAGTAGATGAATCATAAAAATCAATAGACGAAGGGTAAGATTAAGCTTAATTAGATTAAAGAAAAGGGAACCTTCGGGGCATGCAGTAAACAACTGTAAAGTAGAGATAATGCTCTCTGATTCTTTTTGCCCACTATCAACATCCCATTGAGTTCAAACTCTTCCGTTCTCCTCTCTCACTCACAGACGCATTTTGCAAGTTGATACACTTTTCTACTCCCTATATAAATCACTACCCTTCTCAATCAACAATTGCATCTTACATTAACAGATTCTCATCATGATCCTATAGTGTTCACTCGTTCCTTGCTTGCCTTCGGTTTCATAGAGAAAGAGAGGGGGAGAGTTTATAATagattattattaatattttcttcaCAGTAGCATTTCACTACTTTGAGAGagattaaaaagataaaatggCGGTTTCAATAGTCGTCTTGCGTACGGTCTTTGGCATTCTAGGTAAATCTTCTCACGTTTACGTAAACGTTCATGTCTTCATGATGCATGCATGTACGTGAGTTATCGTGAATTCTAACATAAGATAATTATTTTGTAGGGAATATCATCTCCTTTCTCGTCTGTCTTGCCCCAATGTAAATGCCTTATAACTCTCTTTACGTTCCTCTTATATAGATAACGTTTTCCATCAGACATTAAATATACGTGTTGTTTATGTATTAGACCGACGTTCATTCGTATTTACAAGAGAAAATCATCTGAAGGATATCAGTCTATCCCATACGTGATAGCGCTCTTCAGTGCGATGCTATGGATATACTACGCAATGATCAAGACGAATGTAGTGATTATGATCACTATCAACGCCGTTTCCCTGGTCATACAAATCTTCTACATCTCCTTCTACCTATTCTACGCGCCTAAGAAGGAGAAGGTACTTATTCAATATTAACATAACTTCTTATCTTGAATGTACAAACAAGAATGACTACATCTTTACCTGACCGTTGTGTTTCGATATGGCAGACTCTAACGGTGAAATTCGTCTTATTTGTGGATGTTTTTGCGTTCGGCTTTATTTTCTTCCTTACATACTTTCTGCTTCATGGACAAAAACGTGTTCAAATACTTGGATACATTTGTATGGTCTTCTCTCTATGTGTTTTTGTCGCACCCCTTGGCATCATTGTAAGTTATCTCTTTCTTATTTACTCATTCGTTCATTCATTcattaaaactgtttttaatcGGTCAAGTTATAATCTTGAAAACACAGAGGAAAGTGATTAAAACGAGAAGTGCAGAGTTCATGCCGTTTGGTCTCTCCTTCTTCCTCACCTTATCGGCTGTCATGTGGTTCTTTTATGGTCTTCTCCTTAAAGACATGAATATAGCGGTACGTCTAAGTAGTCTTcatatttgctttttttttttttttgtatgctCCAGCTCTGAAAGCTAAtgtttctttaattatttttttcagctTCCAAATGTTTTGGGTTTCATCTTTGGAGTGCTTCAAATGATACTTTACATGATATACAAAAAACCTGGGACAAAGGTTTTGGAACCACCAGTGATTAACCTCCAGGAAATATCTGACCATGTTGTCGATGTCGTGAGGCTTAGTTCGATGGTTTGTTCCTCACAGATGAGAACTTTGGTGCCACAGGACAGTGCGGACATGGAAGACACCATAACcattgatgagaagatcaaagGAGACATTGAGAAAATGAAGGAGAGCAAAGAAATGCTTCTTATATCCAAGAATTAATAAGCTCTTAACTATCAAGTGTGGAGTTGTGTGTTTTAGTTGCTTGTCTGCTAAGTTAATGTTTAATCTGCATGTGTgggcctctctctctcctcttgaATGTAAAATAAGTttctattaaattaaataaatgaatatgTCTTGTGTATGGGTGTCCTTTGTAACAAAAATAGATCGACTTGTCTATTATCTTTTTTTCAGTTGTAAAATCCAAAATCAAACTATATTAATTTTCTTCATCTTGTCATTTATACTAAAAAGTTTACACTTAGCAACAACTAATAATATcatatttagtatatatatatatggtattttctaatatttagtaaatatttgCACATTAGCAAATATTTATCAAAGAAGTCTTGTTGTAGTCTCCTGCAAGTTTGTTCATTGAAGTTTGGGTTTCAGTTGATCTGGTTATAGGTTGTATTAGTTTTGGTGTTcatgtttgtttcttgtttcctCCTTGTCTCCCATTTGCTATCGTCTCTATGGATTTCCATGTTGTCCCCCCGGCGTTTGTAACTCCGGGATTATATTCGCGGGGTCTTGTTGTAAATCTCAAGTTAATATATTCAGTGttcaaaactttttaaaaaaaaagaaagcgtGTGTTATATGCTCTCGGCTAGCGTCAGTCTGATGCTTTTGGCATGGTCTTCCGGTTTCATTAGTTGCAATTTATAATATCTATGATTAAATTCAAAAGCAAATGTAATTCAATTTGTAAATGTCAATTTGATGATCCTACTTACATCGACTGCAATAACCAATGTGTGAGTATTTGTTGGAGATTTAACTCTATTACAATACCCCTACTTCTCTACTAACTCCGGTGTGGTTGGGTCAGAGACAAAACTGccaccacaaaaaaaaaaaaaaaaaaaaaaaactaacgagTCAATGGTATCCTCCTCCATGCAGTGACTATCCTTCCGAGCTAGCTCCAGACCTCTAGCGTCTCCCTCGGGATTTTTCATCTAACAACGCTTGGATCCTCTTTGACGCCTCCTGCAACCACAAGAAAAAGTTTACATTTCCTGAATCTGAGAGAAGATTTAGTAGAGAAAGGTGATAAGAAGAAAGAAGGAACCTCTAGCTTATTTCTGAGATCTTCTTCCTCCTTGTCGCGTCTGTCTCTATCCTCTGAGAATATGTCGATTAAACTCTCTTGCTCTTTCTTCACGTCTTCTAACTCGTCTTTTGTTCTTTGAACCTAACAACACCAAAGAAGAATCACCCATTGGTGACTAACTGATTGTTGCTTATAGGTTTGCAAGCAGACACAGTAAAAATGTTAAAGAGTAGAATTTATACCTCAGCTTCAAGTTTTTTGCGAAGCTCTTTCTCACGTCGCAGCTCTTCTTGCAACAGCAAGTAAACAGCTTCCTTTTTATTTAGCCTGAGAATTAAGGAAAACACAAAGCTTACAGTGTTGTTCAAACAAGTGAGAAACATGAATCATAACATGGTAACGTAAGGTAACAAAACCTCTCTTTTAACGTTTCATTCTCTTGCTCTAGTTGACTGAGGGTACGTGAATCAGTAGAACGTGGCTTGGTTGGTGGTTCGAAGCTCTGCGAGAACAAGTACACAAAAGGTTACGTTCATAATTCTATTTACcggagaaaaataaaagaaagagcaTTGGAGGACCTTCTCAGGAAGCTCAGTGACATTTTCTTCACCCGGAGGATCGTAATCAGAGTCCTCATCACTGTTGATATCTTCTAAAGCTGGAGGAGCTCCTCGAGCCTTTGCTCGTCCATTAAATTTGGAAGAGGTGTTtccatgtttaccacttttctCTGATGAACCGACCCCATTAGAATCTCTAACAGATCCTTTTCCTTTTCCTCCTCGATTCACAACTGTCCTTGCAGCAGTTGGAGTTTTAAAGCTCAACgatgcagcagcagcagctctTTTCCTGGTTGGGACTGCATACTCTGGTGATGATTCTACACAAATGTCCAAGAGATTTGTTTATTAGCACACGTTTTAAAACCCcgattgtttaaaaaaaaaaaagaagaagatgttagTACCTCTGTCTTCAGAGTCTTTAGCGGACTTTTTGCCATGTGCTGAAACATATCCAATTCTGTGACAGTTCAACCTCCTGAATAAATCAGAAGCGCAAAGAGTTCAGTGAAGCATCGGCAATTTTCTAAAAAGCAAGAGAAGAGAGCAACAAACCAATAATTCTTCTGCATTACAAGAAGACGTGTCTCGAGTCTAGACAAAACTGTTGTACGCTCAAAACCTTGCTTATCATGAGCCGGCTCAACGAAATCAGCTTCCAAAACACCTTTTAGCAAACTAACGCATTAGACTTCACATTAAAAGAGCCAATCATGTATTATAGACCTTCCTGCAAAATAACGATTACCTATAATCCCACGACCTTGACTTCCTGCTGCATTCCATATCCTCCAAAATGGCTGACAAAAACAAAGTGGGACAGTTAAAAAACTGACAGAAACAAAGGTAATATAAGCCGAAAAGAGCGAGAGAAACCTTAATAAGGCGATTCTTGTGGTAGACATTGAAGCCTTGTACATCAACGTGATGTTTTGCATCCTTAACAAATCCAATCGTCACAACAGCAGACATCTGTTATAAATATTGCCACACAACCATATTTAGAAACTGCGCAAGTTCTTCAAATAAAATTTGCAGGAAGAAGTCTTTTGAGTATAACTAAGTTGTGAAAAACATTACATTTGAGAAATTAGATTGTCCACCGGGTCCTTCTTTTGGACGATAAGTGATTTGGTTTGTGTGCATCATGTCATTCACAATGTTGTGATGCTCAACATCTCTTCTTCGGAGAATGATACGGAACTCAGGTGGAACTCTCAGGTATAGAATCGATACATAACTCTGGAGACAACAATTCACAAGGTAACAAATGAATTtcgtaaaacaaaaaaaaaacaatttcaactGCCACTGTTAAGGAAAGACGGATAGAAGATTCATACTCTGAGTGAATGCCTGTATGTGAGGAAGTGTCTAGAGTTAGGGTACTGAGCAGCCATACTGATACTTTTCTCATCCCTATTGACCCCTCTAAGTTGGATATCCTGCAACCAAACGTGTGTCAAAGTATACGAATACAGAAAGCTTTTACATCGTTGCAGATCAAAatcacagtaaaaaaaaaacacatacatGTGGATCCGTGTCAAAATCAAGTTCTAGCAGTCCTTGGTCATCTTCCCAGAGGTTATATATGATTATCCTTGTCCCATGCTCCTTCATTAGATTGAACTACAACAGCCATAGAGCACAGATAAGTGGAAATATTCTCAAAATAAACAAGTAGctataaatattatgaaacaaCTCCTTTGTTTTTTACCTGGCAAAGAAGCTCGTCTTCAGTAGAGAATGGGGACCATTGAACAATCGTATCCACGTTCTTATTCCAGTCACTAGCTGAAGACCGTACTATTGGACTCCATTCTGAACCTTCCCTTTCGTAGTCGAGCTTTCATTTAAATCACCATCAGAAGAAGATTAGAAGAGAGATTAAAATTGGCTAATTCTAATTAAATTTGGACAAACAGTTAACTCTGAAGCAGACAAAGGTTTCAAGGAGTTTGACGCCTATTTTCTAACAGTATTTCAGACAAAAGCTACTCTGAAACAGTGTCTGGCCTACCTAACTTTCTTATGCTTACAAATCAGTCACATGCTATCAAATATTCCAGATTATCAAGGGTTATATGAATGGTTATTTCATACAGTTAGCTTACCATGGGTACAACAATGTCCTCTTTTCCTGTGCTCTTCAGAAACGTGTATGACAACAGCCCAATTGTCTGTGTAAAGCTAAAACCAACCAACAAGCAAACAGAACATTGTAAAGCTTTTGTTGATCTCTTTCAATACACAACACATATCCCAGTAAAATCATTAAAACTAACTAACCTATCTCCATCCTTTCCAGGGCAACGAGAGAATACAATAACATCAGCTCCAAGTCTCATAGTACTAGTCTTGAATCCATTGccatcttcaaaaaaaaaagcatatgaACTTTAAGTGTattcttgatgtaagaagcatttaaaaataaaatattgcagGTAAAAGAGTTGCCTTACACTGTCCAATAGTGTTTGCAAGTTTGCTCTTGGCAGAGTATCCTAAAGACATGCAGTGTCGCATCTTCTCAGGATTCATACCGCCTCCATTATCTGAAAATTTCCCAAACACAACATCATCAAAACGTGAATacaaacagaaagaaaaaaatactaaataaactattaaatacCTTCAATCAAGAGCATCCTGCTTCCATCTTTCTTATTGGTTAGCATGTTGACATTAACATAAGTAGCTCCACTGTGTACCTGATAacccaaaacagaaaaaaaaaaaaaaaaaaaaacattaccaccaaacagaaaaaatattaaaaatagaaacaaaacatTCCACACCTCATCCAGAGCATTGTCCAAAAGCTCAGCAAATGCtgcaaaaaatcaaacaaacatTCTTATTCCAACCAACTTCATAAAACACtgctaaaaataataaaaatgaaaactttgattaaaaaatataaaaaagatacCTCCAAGAGCCCACTTGTGACTTGTAGCGTTAGAATGCAAGAACTTGGGATGTACTCTCACATGATCAAACCCACCTGAACCAATTAACATCTCAACAAACTTTACCCCAAATAAATAGAGAAGTATACAACTCAGGGTTCGAGATTCGCTACCTGCAGAGACTTCCCAGTGACCACCAGAGGTTCCTTCGTAATCCCCTGCTTTCCAGAACTGCTTGCAAGACGGCGCCGACGAAGAAGGCCTCACGACGTTACAAGGCGTAGCCTGGAGAGCCACTATCGACGACGATTGCCCAAGCCCTTCCTCTACCGCCACCCTCTTCGCCGGAGTATCGATATCACAGTCCCTTCGCGCTCTCTTCTCGCCGACGGTTCTGGAAGCATCGATGCCGTCGTTGTCTTCTTCGTCGCTGCTGCAGAGATCGATTACGGAGGGTTTGATTCCGTTGACGGAAGTAGGAGTCGGGAGATTCTCTAGCTTTACGCGAatagcatcatcatcatccatttTTAGGTTAAAGAAGAAAGGCTGATGACGAGGAAGGCGAGTCTGTTTTTTCTTCAAAAGAACTTTATTGGAGAAAGTATTAATTGATCTCTCCCGAGAATGGAGACTGCATTAAAAGGTTAAAAAAGCTTAATGATAGATACGAAACGGTGCcgaggaaaaaaaaatgatacgaAACGGTGCCGTTTCTTTACTTTTATTTCTCTCCAGCACTTCAAATTAGCCCTGCCAGAGACCCAACCGAATCGTCGGTTTTTGGTTAACCGAAATTTTGGAAAACAATTTCGAAATTAACTGAACAAAATTTTGATTCGGTTTCGTTTGGTTTGGTTCTCgattatttttggttttcactttaattttcgaaataacgattttttttttgtttccggTTAATTTCGGtaaagttttctattttttttttggatattttcggTTAAATTTGggttttttggttaattttggtttttcagtgatttttggttttttttagttttttttttgaaaatcgaaaacgaaccgaaccgaaccaaaaatcaaattatttttcaaaagctTATCGAACTCAAAACCGTAACTAAACCGAAAGCcaaaaattttggttcggttcggttcggttcggacaAAACCGCAGAGCTACTTCAAACATTAGGCAGAGGCCGAGCCGATCGTTAGTCAATTTTAATAAAGAGTTAACATATAATTGTACTAAACCATTCTCTTTTATATGGCTAGATCATTTaccatgattttttttaaatatcaaatcATATGACTCACTAGTTTGAACTTGAAGTCGTCTGAAAAACTATATCGAAATAAAACAACAAACGAAATATAAATCTCTGAGATGTTTATGTCTTCTAACTAATGAATCtacaacttttatttttacacAAATCTACTCTTCAGGATATATAACTCCTTTAACTTTGTAGGAAAGCTAT of the Brassica rapa cultivar Chiifu-401-42 chromosome A03, CAAS_Brap_v3.01, whole genome shotgun sequence genome contains:
- the LOC103857271 gene encoding protein MICRORCHIDIA 4 isoform X1 — encoded protein: MDDDDAIRVKLENLPTPTSVNGIKPSVIDLCSSDEEDNDGIDASRTVGEKRARRDCDIDTPAKRVAVEEGLGQSSSIVALQATPCNVVRPSSSAPSCKQFWKAGDYEGTSGGHWEVSAGGFDHVRVHPKFLHSNATSHKWALGAFAELLDNALDEVWNVLFLFLIFFLFGGNVFFFFFFSVLGYQVHSGATYVNVNMLTNKKDGSRMLLIEDNGGGMNPEKMRHCMSLGYSAKSKLANTIGQYGNGFKTSTMRLGADVIVFSRCPGKDGDSFTQTIGLLSYTFLKSTGKEDIVVPMLDYEREGSEWSPIVRSSASDWNKNVDTIVQWSPFSTEDELLCQFNLMKEHGTRIIIYNLWEDDQGLLELDFDTDPHDIQLRGVNRDEKSISMAAQYPNSRHFLTYRHSLRSYVSILYLRVPPEFRIILRRRDVEHHNIVNDMMHTNQITYRPKEGPGGQSNFSNMSAVVTIGFVKDAKHHVDVQGFNVYHKNRLIKPFWRIWNAAGSQGRGIIGVLEADFVEPAHDKQGFERTTVLSRLETRLLVMQKNYWRLNCHRIGYVSAHGKKSAKDSEDRESSPEYAVPTRKRAAAAASLSFKTPTAARTVVNRGGKGKGSVRDSNGVGSSEKSGKHGNTSSKFNGRAKARGAPPALEDINSDEDSDYDPPGEENVTELPEKSFEPPTKPRSTDSRTLSQLEQENETLKERLNKKEAVYLLLQEELRREKELRKKLEAEVQRTKDELEDVKKEQESLIDIFSEDRDRRDKEEEDLRNKLEEASKRIQALLDEKSRGRR
- the LOC103857271 gene encoding protein MICRORCHIDIA 4 isoform X2, which produces MDDDDAIRVKLENLPTPTSVNGIKPSVIDLCSSDEEDNDGIDASRTVGEKRARRDCDIDTPAKRVAVEEGLGQSSSIVALQATPCNVVRPSSSAPSCKQFWKAGDYEGTSGGHWEVSAGGFDHVRVHPKFLHSNATSHKWALGAFAELLDNALDEVHSGATYVNVNMLTNKKDGSRMLLIEDNGGGMNPEKMRHCMSLGYSAKSKLANTIGQYGNGFKTSTMRLGADVIVFSRCPGKDGDSFTQTIGLLSYTFLKSTGKEDIVVPMLDYEREGSEWSPIVRSSASDWNKNVDTIVQWSPFSTEDELLCQFNLMKEHGTRIIIYNLWEDDQGLLELDFDTDPHDIQLRGVNRDEKSISMAAQYPNSRHFLTYRHSLRSYVSILYLRVPPEFRIILRRRDVEHHNIVNDMMHTNQITYRPKEGPGGQSNFSNMSAVVTIGFVKDAKHHVDVQGFNVYHKNRLIKPFWRIWNAAGSQGRGIIGVLEADFVEPAHDKQGFERTTVLSRLETRLLVMQKNYWRLNCHRIGYVSAHGKKSAKDSEDRESSPEYAVPTRKRAAAAASLSFKTPTAARTVVNRGGKGKGSVRDSNGVGSSEKSGKHGNTSSKFNGRAKARGAPPALEDINSDEDSDYDPPGEENVTELPEKSFEPPTKPRSTDSRTLSQLEQENETLKERLNKKEAVYLLLQEELRREKELRKKLEAEVQRTKDELEDVKKEQESLIDIFSEDRDRRDKEEEDLRNKLEEASKRIQALLDEKSRGRR
- the LOC103857270 gene encoding bidirectional sugar transporter SWEET10, translated to MAVSIVVLRTVFGILGNIISFLVCLAPIPTFIRIYKRKSSEGYQSIPYVIALFSAMLWIYYAMIKTNVVIMITINAVSLVIQIFYISFYLFYAPKKEKTLTVKFVLFVDVFAFGFIFFLTYFLLHGQKRVQILGYICMVFSLCVFVAPLGIIRKVIKTRSAEFMPFGLSFFLTLSAVMWFFYGLLLKDMNIALPNVLGFIFGVLQMILYMIYKKPGTKVLEPPVINLQEISDHVVDVVRLSSMVCSSQMRTLVPQDSADMEDTITIDEKIKGDIEKMKESKEMLLISKN